Proteins encoded by one window of Hylaeus volcanicus isolate JK05 chromosome 7, UHH_iyHylVolc1.0_haploid, whole genome shotgun sequence:
- the LOC128880131 gene encoding protein Tube, whose amino-acid sequence MALIKDLRKWMTMNSTMSTNRYCFDTELRKLRPAELYILVQILSLSDSWKRLMAIVPDREASDVPKFNAQHFSAIEQAAQQQKRSAAEIFLDEWGTMGRNRPTLRTLLDLLVKAELFRAADYLAGNVLKEELPKRPEYGPAAPVDISDEVIRKLLEEKDEQETNFNESLIFGLPSEVNDNKAMDNESQNSILERNMQSTKLISIKEEHNAKYLENIVNTDIQLKPIKGSTNVEVSDLMKFSSEHNIEERRRHDNLSIPTPRTSNNYLQEYEKQEMSSCELPVFVNKFGQSVEQTTSCREVLSDELPTFLNNSTYASSSSSNINSSSDSSNLSNLSINQNEMTSAELPQCIHELRLNSASDTDNTAAPKDDENITQYALRSQELPITVLKYNK is encoded by the exons ATGGCGCTGATCAAAGATTTAAGAAAATGGATGACAATGAATAGCACGATGTCAACAAACAGATATTGTTTCGACACAGAATTGAGAAAATTAAGGCCTGCAGAATTGTATATACTCGTACAAATATTAAGTCTATCGGATTCATGGAAAAGGTTAATGGCGATCGTGCCAGATCGAGAAGCATCTGATGTTCCCAAATTTAATGCTCAACATTTCAG cGCAATCGAGCAAGCTGCGCAACAACAAAAGAGGAGCGcagctgaaatatttttggacgAATGGGGAACGATGGGAAGAAACAGACCAACGTTACGTACTTTGTTGGATCTTTTAGTGAAAGCAGAATTATTTCGAGCAGCTGATTACTTGGCAGGAAATGTATTAAAGGAAGAACTTCCGAAACGACCGGAATATGGACCTGCAGCCCCCGTAGATATTTCAGATGAagttataagaaaattattagaagAGAAGGACGAACAAGAGACTAATTTTAATGAGTCTTTAATATTTGGATTACCTTCGGAGGTTAACGATAACAAGGCTATGGATAACGAATCACAGAATAGTATTTTGGAAAGAAATATGCAGTCGACGAAACTGATTTCCATAAAGGAAGAACATAACGcgaaatatttggaaaacatTGTGAATACAGATATTCAACTAAAACCCATAAAAGGATCGACGAATGTAGAGGTGTCCGACTTGATGAAGTTCAGTAGTGAACATAATATCGAGGAACGTAGAAGGCATGACAATCTTTCTATACCTACGCCGCGTACGAGTAACAATTACTTACAAGAATATGAGAAACAAGAGATGTCGTCTTGCGAGTTACctgtatttgtaaataaatttggacAAAGTGTGGAGCAAACGACATCGTGCCGGGAAGTGTTATCAGACGAGCTTCCAACTTTTTTGAACAATAGCACTTACGCATCCAGTAGCagttcgaatattaattctaGCAGCGATTCGTCGAATCTGTCTAATCTAAGTATCAATCAGAATGAAATGACTTCTGCTGAATTACCGCAATGTATTCACGAACTTCGCCTGAATTCTGCGAGCGATACGGATAATACAGCTGCTCCGAAAGACGATGAAAACATTACACAATATGCATTGCGTTCACAAGAATTACCGATTACGGTGTTGaaatacaacaaataa
- the LOC128880134 gene encoding ADP-ribosylhydrolase ARH3-like isoform X1, translating into MAKMDLSLLRSKFRGSMLGVLMGDCLGSPYENEELLTKGMKIVLQRSLDKLEGPMFKAPVMQFTDDSAMTRSVAKSLIETKDLDVVDLAKKFVKSYYLEPNRGYGPGVVTVFQKLRGNKFSDVLSPAKEQFNGQGSWGNGGAMRVTPVALFCYQNYDKLLDMVRKTTQLTHTHKVGIDGAILQAVAVQQSLLLNPSEELNVTNFIDNLIHKMEQIEKDEDGLGLSEPQPYKAQLDIIKTLISESNEGPHEEKVVQKLGNSVTALYSVPTAIFCFLRAQKPITGIETENPLRRAVQYAISLGGDTDTIGSMTGAIAGAFYGENNINSNLLQHCEASDEFRTLADQLFDKVMAP; encoded by the exons ATGGCAAAGATGGATTTGTCTTTGCTGAGAAGCAAATTTCGCGGTTCTATGCTTGGTGTTTTGATGGGTGATTGTCTTGGGAGCCCTTATGAAAACGAGGAATTGCTCACCAAGGGCATGAAGATAGTTTTACAACGATCTTTGGATAAATTGGAGGGACCTATGTTCAAAG CACCTGTCATGCAGTTTACAGATGATTCTGCAATGACACGTTCCGTGGCCAAATCCTTAATCGAAACCAAGGATCTGGATGTCGTCGATCTAGCAAAGAAATTCGTCAAGAGTTACTATCTGGAGCCTAATCGTGGTTACGGTCCTGGGGTTGTAACA GTATTCCAAAAATTACGTGGTAACAAATTTTCGGACGTCCTAAGTCCGGCAAAGGAACAATTTAACGGGCAAGGCTCTTGGGGAAATGGCGGAGCAATGAGAGTCACGCCTGTTGCATTGTTTTGCTACCAAAACTATGATAAACTTTTAGATATGGTTAGAAAAACAACGCAACTTACTCACACGCATAAAGTTGGAATAGATGGTGCTATTTTACAA GCAGTAGCGGTCCAACAAAGCCTTTTATTAAATCCTAGCGAGgaattaaatgtaacaaattttatagataATCTAATTCATAAAATGGAGCAAATAGAAAAAGACGAAGACGg TTTAGGTCTCTCAGAGCCACAACCCTATAAAGCGCAGttagatataataaaaacctTAATATCTGAAAGCAACGAAGGACCACACGAAGAAAAAGTAGTACAAAAATTGGGGAACAGTGTTACAGCTTTGTATTCCGTACCTAcagcaatattttgtttcttgagGGCACAGAAACCAATTACTGGCATAGAAACAGAGAATCCTCTTAGAAGAGCAGTTCAATATGCT aTTAGTTTAGGCGGTGATACCGACACTATCGGTAGCATGACGGGTGCAATCGCTGGTGCATTTTACggcgaaaataatattaattcaaatcTCTTACAGCACTGCGAAGCCTCGGACGAATTTAGGACTTTGGCGGATCAGTTATTCGACAAAGTGATGGCGCcatag
- the LOC128880126 gene encoding rabenosyn-5 isoform X2, with amino-acid sequence MAGSEKVLEGFICPICMTEFKAPNQLTKHFEDCHNDDPEILKSLKDLFGKAKKKILKQDEVPETFSGPVTKNRQRYPELNWGPQEIGATKSYTAYFKEIRNARLERYSLETNKLLIRLDKLLNNLPTDPVDRKAHERTIVPWIDEKDVKLCPTCAKSFHVARRKHHCRLCGAVMCHNCTVFLSLQDARKMTSPVSVQDDSAVSPTSERRISERIVRAAGEQHFRICMHCASLLDAREKQKAKHFDKPIVCQFYEKMKAYMNEASQHVQMYNKMWESLSEGESVYNLEDAQTLRVKIAKLGENIDLISKRISVLGTRCVENPPQERELQLHQMVRASAMIFLKEELLSVQALPTAEKYAELQRERQRRLDARIAYERQLEEEQREKSKEQRRKETWNTEGRPSVKENQPVVVLNQSQGWGPSNVAPKMPPSMDPIIEQMSNLRAYIKQARDDCRYDEVVTLESNLRELQSLYFTMNQSNNSDG; translated from the exons ATGGCTGGTAGCGAGAAAGTTTTGGAAGGATTTATCTGTCCAATATGCATGACAGAGTTTAAAGCTCCTAACCAGCTAACCAAGCATTTCGAGGATTGTCATAACGATGATCCAGAGATCCTGAAATCACTCAAAG ATCTTTTTGGAAAAGCTAAAAAGAAGATCCTGAAACAAGACGAAGTACCAGAAACGTTCTCGGGCCCCGTAACGAAAAATAGGCAACGTTACCCAGAACTTAATTGGGGACCTCAAGAAATAG GTGCAACAAAATCGTATACAGCTTACTTTAAAGAAATAAGGAATGCAAGACTGGAACGATATTCTTTAGAAACTAATAAACTTCTGATAAGAttagataaattattaaacaatttaccAACTGATCCTGTCGATAGGAAAG CACATGAACGGACCATTGTACCATGGATAGATGAAAAAGATGTAAAATTATGTCCTACTTGCGCCAAGAGCTTTCATGTTGCAAGAAGGAAACACCATTGTAGGCTTTGCGGAGCCGTTATGTGTCACAATTGTACAGTATTTCTATCTTTGCAAGATGCGC GGAAAATGACGAGTCCTGTATCTGTGCAAGATGATTCCGCGGTATCCCCTACTTCCGAACGACGAATTTCAGAGCGCATAGTACGCGCAG CTGGCGAACAACATTTCAGAATCTGTATGCACTGTGCGAGTTTGCTTGACGcgagagaaaaacaaaaagcaaAACATTTCGATAAGCCGATCGTATGCCAGTTCTATGAGAAGATGAAAGCATACATGAACGAAGCTTCGCAACACGTgcaaatgtataataaaatgtggGAATCTTTAAG cgaAGGGGAGTCTGTATACAATTTAGAAGATGCCCAGACCTTGAGAGTTAAGATCGCAAAGTTGGGCGAGAATATAGAtttaattagcaaaagaaTTTCCGTACTGGGAACGAGATGCGTAGAAAATCCTCCGCAAGAACGAGAGCTTCAGTTGCATCAAATGGTTAGAGCGTCAGCTATGATATTTCTGAAAGAAGAATTGTTGAGCGTGCAAGCTTTGCCTACGGCGGAGAAGTACGCAGAGTTGCAAAGGGAACGTCAGAGACGATTAGATGCTAGAATTGCATACGAAAGACAACTAGAGGAAGAGCAAAGAGAGAAGTCGAAAGAACAACGTAGGAAAGAGACCTGGAATACCGAGGGTCGACCTtctgtaaaagaaaatcag CCGGTAGTAGTGTTGAACCAATCGCAAGGCTGGGGTCCTTCGAATGTTGCTCCTAAAATGCCTCCTTCAATGGACCCTATAATCGAACAAATGAGCAATCTTCGAGCTTATATTAAACAAGCTAGAGATGATTGCAGATACGATGAAGTTGTCACTCTAGAGAGCAATCTTAGAGAACTTCAAAGCCTCTACTTTACCATGAATCAAAGTAACAATAGCGATGGATAG
- the LOC128880134 gene encoding ADP-ribosylhydrolase ARH3-like isoform X2: MTRSVAKSLIETKDLDVVDLAKKFVKSYYLEPNRGYGPGVVTVFQKLRGNKFSDVLSPAKEQFNGQGSWGNGGAMRVTPVALFCYQNYDKLLDMVRKTTQLTHTHKVGIDGAILQAVAVQQSLLLNPSEELNVTNFIDNLIHKMEQIEKDEDGLGLSEPQPYKAQLDIIKTLISESNEGPHEEKVVQKLGNSVTALYSVPTAIFCFLRAQKPITGIETENPLRRAVQYAISLGGDTDTIGSMTGAIAGAFYGENNINSNLLQHCEASDEFRTLADQLFDKVMAP, translated from the exons ATGACACGTTCCGTGGCCAAATCCTTAATCGAAACCAAGGATCTGGATGTCGTCGATCTAGCAAAGAAATTCGTCAAGAGTTACTATCTGGAGCCTAATCGTGGTTACGGTCCTGGGGTTGTAACA GTATTCCAAAAATTACGTGGTAACAAATTTTCGGACGTCCTAAGTCCGGCAAAGGAACAATTTAACGGGCAAGGCTCTTGGGGAAATGGCGGAGCAATGAGAGTCACGCCTGTTGCATTGTTTTGCTACCAAAACTATGATAAACTTTTAGATATGGTTAGAAAAACAACGCAACTTACTCACACGCATAAAGTTGGAATAGATGGTGCTATTTTACAA GCAGTAGCGGTCCAACAAAGCCTTTTATTAAATCCTAGCGAGgaattaaatgtaacaaattttatagataATCTAATTCATAAAATGGAGCAAATAGAAAAAGACGAAGACGg TTTAGGTCTCTCAGAGCCACAACCCTATAAAGCGCAGttagatataataaaaacctTAATATCTGAAAGCAACGAAGGACCACACGAAGAAAAAGTAGTACAAAAATTGGGGAACAGTGTTACAGCTTTGTATTCCGTACCTAcagcaatattttgtttcttgagGGCACAGAAACCAATTACTGGCATAGAAACAGAGAATCCTCTTAGAAGAGCAGTTCAATATGCT aTTAGTTTAGGCGGTGATACCGACACTATCGGTAGCATGACGGGTGCAATCGCTGGTGCATTTTACggcgaaaataatattaattcaaatcTCTTACAGCACTGCGAAGCCTCGGACGAATTTAGGACTTTGGCGGATCAGTTATTCGACAAAGTGATGGCGCcatag
- the LOC128880126 gene encoding rabenosyn-5 isoform X1, with the protein MAGSEKVLEGFICPICMTEFKAPNQLTKHFEDCHNDDPEILKSLKDLFGKAKKKILKQDEVPETFSGPVTKNRQRYPELNWGPQEIGATKSYTAYFKEIRNARLERYSLETNKLLIRLDKLLNNLPTDPVDRKAHERTIVPWIDEKDVKLCPTCAKSFHVARRKHHCRLCGAVMCHNCTVFLSLQDARKMTSPVSVQDDSAVSPTSERRISERIVRAGIGLTKLARSPSSGSLNSVLSLVNDSAAGEQHFRICMHCASLLDAREKQKAKHFDKPIVCQFYEKMKAYMNEASQHVQMYNKMWESLSEGESVYNLEDAQTLRVKIAKLGENIDLISKRISVLGTRCVENPPQERELQLHQMVRASAMIFLKEELLSVQALPTAEKYAELQRERQRRLDARIAYERQLEEEQREKSKEQRRKETWNTEGRPSVKENQPVVVLNQSQGWGPSNVAPKMPPSMDPIIEQMSNLRAYIKQARDDCRYDEVVTLESNLRELQSLYFTMNQSNNSDG; encoded by the exons ATGGCTGGTAGCGAGAAAGTTTTGGAAGGATTTATCTGTCCAATATGCATGACAGAGTTTAAAGCTCCTAACCAGCTAACCAAGCATTTCGAGGATTGTCATAACGATGATCCAGAGATCCTGAAATCACTCAAAG ATCTTTTTGGAAAAGCTAAAAAGAAGATCCTGAAACAAGACGAAGTACCAGAAACGTTCTCGGGCCCCGTAACGAAAAATAGGCAACGTTACCCAGAACTTAATTGGGGACCTCAAGAAATAG GTGCAACAAAATCGTATACAGCTTACTTTAAAGAAATAAGGAATGCAAGACTGGAACGATATTCTTTAGAAACTAATAAACTTCTGATAAGAttagataaattattaaacaatttaccAACTGATCCTGTCGATAGGAAAG CACATGAACGGACCATTGTACCATGGATAGATGAAAAAGATGTAAAATTATGTCCTACTTGCGCCAAGAGCTTTCATGTTGCAAGAAGGAAACACCATTGTAGGCTTTGCGGAGCCGTTATGTGTCACAATTGTACAGTATTTCTATCTTTGCAAGATGCGC GGAAAATGACGAGTCCTGTATCTGTGCAAGATGATTCCGCGGTATCCCCTACTTCCGAACGACGAATTTCAGAGCGCATAGTACGCGCAGGTATTGGTCTTACAAAATTAGCCAGATCACCGTCTAGCGGTAGTTTAAACAGCGTCTTATCATTGGTTAACGACTCGGCAGCTGGCGAACAACATTTCAGAATCTGTATGCACTGTGCGAGTTTGCTTGACGcgagagaaaaacaaaaagcaaAACATTTCGATAAGCCGATCGTATGCCAGTTCTATGAGAAGATGAAAGCATACATGAACGAAGCTTCGCAACACGTgcaaatgtataataaaatgtggGAATCTTTAAG cgaAGGGGAGTCTGTATACAATTTAGAAGATGCCCAGACCTTGAGAGTTAAGATCGCAAAGTTGGGCGAGAATATAGAtttaattagcaaaagaaTTTCCGTACTGGGAACGAGATGCGTAGAAAATCCTCCGCAAGAACGAGAGCTTCAGTTGCATCAAATGGTTAGAGCGTCAGCTATGATATTTCTGAAAGAAGAATTGTTGAGCGTGCAAGCTTTGCCTACGGCGGAGAAGTACGCAGAGTTGCAAAGGGAACGTCAGAGACGATTAGATGCTAGAATTGCATACGAAAGACAACTAGAGGAAGAGCAAAGAGAGAAGTCGAAAGAACAACGTAGGAAAGAGACCTGGAATACCGAGGGTCGACCTtctgtaaaagaaaatcag CCGGTAGTAGTGTTGAACCAATCGCAAGGCTGGGGTCCTTCGAATGTTGCTCCTAAAATGCCTCCTTCAATGGACCCTATAATCGAACAAATGAGCAATCTTCGAGCTTATATTAAACAAGCTAGAGATGATTGCAGATACGATGAAGTTGTCACTCTAGAGAGCAATCTTAGAGAACTTCAAAGCCTCTACTTTACCATGAATCAAAGTAACAATAGCGATGGATAG